The following proteins come from a genomic window of Sulfitobacter indolifex:
- a CDS encoding SH3 domain-containing protein: protein MRRITFATVSTLMFVAGCAGIVADQVMVHRTGPDELLKLRSGPGLDFGVIMGLPDGTVLNRRDCVTETGQLWCRVSLADAPEVRGYVSADYISDI, encoded by the coding sequence ATGCGCAGGATCACATTCGCAACCGTTTCCACCCTTATGTTCGTCGCAGGTTGTGCGGGCATCGTTGCCGATCAGGTGATGGTGCACCGCACCGGGCCAGATGAGCTTTTGAAGCTGCGCAGCGGCCCCGGCCTCGACTTTGGGGTCATCATGGGGCTGCCTGATGGCACAGTCCTCAACCGTCGCGATTGTGTGACTGAGACTGGCCAGCTTTGGTGCCGTGTGTCCTTGGCCGACGCGCCAGAGGTACGGGGCTATGTCTCGGCTGATTATATCTCGGATATCTGA
- a CDS encoding class II glutamine amidotransferase produces the protein MCRFLAYIGPELPIDALLLAPENSLLNQSLDPELHPSLQLAGWGFAAWSDHLLKPEAPLLYHRPKAAFHDDNAKTLIPSLQAHTLLSHVRAASYDASVVQADENCHPFSFEHTPWIIAQNGALPHWRQLQRELLQHCKDKYLTQMRGTTDTEFLYVLLLSLLEGDSNDDVQRGFEKLLRVICEAARKLDLAALTKLKIALVSSDRIIGVNYGCGHDGETDVTGDWKKLRDEDLPLSMLLEPVYVLTGANFEDHADSYKVDACPEGEATSAIFASEPLTEDGEEWQCIKFGEIVFLERKDGLITKTVRKLDV, from the coding sequence ATGTGCCGCTTCCTCGCCTATATCGGACCCGAACTGCCAATCGACGCGCTGCTCCTTGCGCCTGAGAACTCTCTGCTGAACCAAAGCCTTGATCCTGAGCTGCACCCAAGCCTGCAACTGGCGGGCTGGGGTTTTGCCGCGTGGAGCGACCATCTGCTGAAACCCGAAGCGCCGCTGCTGTACCATCGGCCCAAAGCGGCCTTTCACGATGACAATGCCAAGACTCTGATCCCAAGCCTGCAAGCGCACACGCTGCTGTCGCATGTCCGGGCAGCGTCTTATGATGCCAGCGTTGTGCAGGCGGATGAGAATTGCCACCCATTCTCGTTTGAGCACACCCCGTGGATCATCGCCCAGAACGGGGCCCTGCCCCATTGGCGGCAGTTGCAACGCGAGCTTTTGCAGCATTGTAAAGATAAATACCTCACCCAAATGCGCGGCACGACGGATACGGAATTTCTGTATGTGCTGCTGCTATCCCTCTTGGAAGGCGACAGTAACGACGATGTGCAACGCGGATTTGAAAAGCTGTTGCGGGTCATTTGTGAGGCCGCGCGAAAACTTGATCTGGCGGCACTGACCAAGCTAAAAATCGCGCTGGTCAGTTCGGATCGCATTATCGGCGTAAACTATGGCTGCGGGCATGACGGCGAGACCGATGTGACCGGCGACTGGAAAAAGCTGCGCGACGAGGACTTGCCCCTCTCTATGCTGCTTGAGCCGGTCTATGTGCTGACGGGCGCGAATTTTGAGGATCATGCGGATTCCTATAAGGTCGACGCCTGCCCCGAGGGCGAAGCCACATCGGCGATCTTTGCCTCTGAGCCGCTGACCGAAGACGGTGAGGAATGGCAGTGCATCAAGTTTGGCGAGATCGTGTTTCTGGAGCGGAAAGACGGGCTCATTACCAAAACGGTGCGCAAGCTCGACGTTTGA
- a CDS encoding poly-gamma-glutamate hydrolase family protein produces MTDRFQNYADLSAEMLRDDDYQIRAEDRGSAVIIIAPHGGTIEPETSLIAEAIAGGDHSYYLFEALKAGAHGDFHITSHRFDEPQALELVASAQVAVAIHGRKDDGTETVWLGGRAEALRDAIGTALRVAGFEAALNTTLPGVHETNICNRTRTGEGVQLELPRSLRRRLAEDPDLLESFSRAVRHAL; encoded by the coding sequence ATGACGGATCGTTTCCAGAACTATGCCGACCTCTCTGCCGAGATGCTGCGCGATGATGATTACCAGATACGCGCCGAGGATCGGGGCAGCGCAGTCATCATCATCGCGCCCCATGGCGGTACGATTGAGCCTGAGACCAGCCTGATCGCCGAGGCCATCGCGGGAGGCGATCATTCCTACTATCTGTTTGAGGCGTTGAAAGCCGGCGCGCATGGGGATTTTCACATCACCTCGCATCGCTTTGACGAGCCACAGGCGTTGGAACTTGTGGCAAGCGCGCAGGTCGCCGTGGCGATCCATGGCCGCAAGGATGATGGCACTGAGACGGTCTGGCTGGGCGGGCGAGCCGAAGCTTTGCGCGATGCAATCGGCACGGCCCTGCGCGTTGCGGGGTTTGAGGCGGCGCTGAACACCACGCTGCCCGGCGTGCATGAAACGAACATCTGCAACCGTACCCGCACAGGCGAAGGGGTGCAGCTTGAACTGCCGCGGTCGTTGCGGCGCAGGTTGGCCGAAGACCCCGACCTGTTAGAGAGCTTCAGCCGAGCGGTACGG